A section of the Saccharomyces paradoxus strain CBS432 chromosome XII sequence genome encodes:
- the SFP1 gene encoding zinc-coordinating transcription factor SFP1 (Transcriptional regulator of ribosomal proteins~similar to YLR403W) yields MDFTTMTMASNMATTTATTATPAHASINSSSNSNIDIDSNQNTPSILINNNSDSSNGKNTDFNGVNNIHQKNITNNTNNVHLYSPNIMDQTLLTPQDIAKLRRESIAHSQGMGGVSWGSISVGSWLRDEIISRRGSIVPASANGAVAAAAATAAATTGATNTLQIQQPTKRPSVCNPPYHRGYSISPQIAYTAYLPNLEKQYCKDYSCCGLSLPGLHDLLRHYEEAHISTSPNTTNMSQIPMNSAVNAGSSVRMTNNNSTANYNLQNNMAANTKNAAQKTNNMQAHSSNATNNNSINNMHANLHNNMDSNSTIRQSQHPHHQQNIIQQQLQSNSVNHSSAAVPTPSAMGSATASSTTANPNVISITGGPNSNLSMANHSQQLHLNGNLVDAVSTNDVFLRTNNSPSRHTPHNKPINSNNNSGININNNNSHNTNNINMGNKNVMVNRPHTFNNYSLNKTSRNPIPHQSRKIDPHQTDLSPLVLVQDIDLSFMDDDILGPGNHNTMNSTVNPTANPHNYNTFHSSVHVKSSQNIVDDQDIDDIDDDDDVDDDDDDDDDDDTENGSTSNGKSVHNNNYKMPQQAYIDDPARRLYVMDHEEQKPFKCPVIGCEKTYKNQNGLKYHRLHGHQNQKLHENPDGTFSVIDPDSTDSFGDGMGSAKDKPYRCEVCGKRYKNLNGLKYHRGHSTH; encoded by the coding sequence ATGGATTTCACAACAATGACTATGGCAAGCAATATGGCTACTACTACTGCTACAACTGCTACACCGGCACATGCATCTATAAATTCCTCATCAAACTCTaatattgatattgattCGAATCAGAATACTCCTTCTATCCTGATAAATAACAATTCGGATTCTTCTAATGGGAAAAACACAGATTTTAACGGCGTCAATAATATTCACCAAAAAAACATCACGAACAATACAAACAATGTTCATTTGTACTCCCCTAATATAATGGACCAAACACTACTAACTCCACAGGATATCGCCAAGTTACGGAGAGAATCGATAGCCCATTCTCAAGGGATGGGTGGTGTTTCATGGGGGTCTATTAGTGTTGGTTCTTGGTTGAgagatgaaattattaGCCGCAGAGGTAGTATTGTACCGGCATCAGCAAACGGCGCTGTCGCCGCTGCTGCCGCTACCGCAGCTGCCACCACTGGCGCTACTAATACTTTGCAGATCCAACAACCCACTAAGAGGCCTTCTGTCTGTAATCCTCCTTATCATAGAGGGTATTCTATTTCTCCTCAGATAGCCTACACTGCTTATCTGCCAAATCTGGAAAAGCAATATTGTAAAGATTATTCATGCTGTGGTCTTTCCTTACCAGGTTTGCATGATTTGCTGAGACATTACGAAGAAGCTCATATATCCACTTCTCCTAATACCACCAATATGTCACAAATACCGATGAACTCTGCTGTTAATGCCGGTTCATCAGTTCGGATGacaaataataattctACTGCAAACTACAACCTACAGAATAACATGGCCGCTAATACGAAAAATGCAGCTCAGAAGACTAATAATATGCAGGCTCATAGTAGCAATGCAACTAATAATAACTCGATTAATAATATGCATGCCAATCTCCATAACAACATGGATTCCAACTCTACAATACGACAATCTCAGCATCCTCACCACCAGCAGAATATAATACAACAACAGTTGCAATCGAATTCCGTCAATCACTCTTCGGCAGCTGTACCAACACCGAGTGCAATGGGCTCAGCAACTGCGTCGTCCACGACGGCAAATCCGAATGTGATATCTATAACTGGGGGCCCTAACTCAAATTTATCGATGGCTAATCACTCTCAACAATTACATCTGAACGGTAATTTAGTCGATGCGGTTTCAACGAATGATGTGTTTTTAAGAACAAACAATTCTCCGTCAAGACACACTCCGCACAACAAACCAATTAACagtaacaacaacagtGGTAtcaatattaataataacaacTCGCACAATACTAATAATATTAACATGGGTAATAAAAACGTCATGGTGAATCGTCCACATACTTTCAATAACTATTCTTTGAACAAAACGTCCAGGAATCCTATTCCACATCAGTCAAGAAAAATCGATCCCCATCAAACGGATTTGTCACCTCTGGTACTTGTCCAAGATATAGATTTGAGTTTCATggatgatgatattttgGGCCCCGGTAACCACAATACCATGAACTCTACCGTAAATCCAACTGCAAATCCTCACAACTACAATACTTTTCATTCTTCTGTTCACGTGAAATCCTCTCAAAATATAGTCGATGACCAAGACATTGATGACAtagacgatgatgatgatgtagacgatgatgatgatgatgacgatgacgatgacaCGGAAAACGGCTCCACTTCCAATGGAAAATCAGTTCATAACAACAATTATAAAATGCCTCAGCAAGCTTATATAGATGATCCTGCGAGAAGGCTCTATGTAATGGATCATGAGGAACAAAAACCTTTTAAGTGTCCAGTTATTGGTTGTGAAAAGACTTACAAAAACCAAAACGGTTTGAAGTATCACAGGTTACATGGacatcaaaatcaaaaattacaCGAAAACCCTGACGGTACGTTTAGCGTAATAGATCCAGATTCTACAGATTCATTTGGTGATGGAATGGGCTCGGCAAAGGATAAACCCTATCGCTGTGAAGTTTGTGGTAAAAGATACAAGAACTTGAACGGTTTAAAATATCACAGGGGCCACTCCACTCATTAA